The following are from one region of the Mycolicibacterium helvum genome:
- a CDS encoding DNA-deoxyinosine glycosylase, translating to MPKLPLLQGFSPIAGNRPGTLILGNMPSAMSLATGEYYGNPRNMFWRLVAELFGFDADDPYPQRAASLRRSGIAVWDVLRHCRRTGSLDSAVEQDSMVANDFATFFAEHPSIKRVYFNGAAAERNFMRLVTLDVPRTYVRLPSTSPAQTMRYADKLAAWRVITD from the coding sequence ATGCCCAAGTTGCCACTATTGCAGGGGTTTTCGCCGATAGCCGGTAATCGCCCCGGCACGCTGATCCTCGGCAACATGCCCAGCGCCATGTCATTGGCCACCGGAGAGTATTATGGCAACCCACGAAACATGTTCTGGCGCTTAGTCGCTGAGCTATTCGGGTTCGACGCCGACGATCCATATCCGCAGCGAGCCGCATCGCTTCGCAGGAGCGGCATCGCCGTGTGGGACGTACTCAGACACTGCCGGCGAACGGGCAGCCTCGATTCGGCCGTCGAACAAGACAGCATGGTGGCAAATGACTTCGCGACCTTCTTCGCCGAACACCCCTCGATCAAGCGCGTGTACTTCAACGGTGCGGCCGCCGAACGCAACTTCATGCGGCTGGTCACATTGGACGTGCCCCGCACCTACGTGCGACTGCCCTCGACGAGTCCGGCACAGACCATGCGCTATGCAGACAAACTCGCGGCGTGGCGGGTGATCACCGACTAG
- a CDS encoding hydrogenase maturation protease: MNRLGELLDSPDTLIYGIGNAGREDDGLGWAFIDRLEEWPDKLGACLRRTYQLNLEDADLISRYAQVLFVDATKDPAVESFAVSRPEPVLDFSFTSHAMSVPTILATAQQCFERVPDAYLLAIRGYQWELRQGLTGAAERNLDKALSVLSPRTARSPRRD, from the coding sequence ATGAACAGACTCGGTGAGCTGCTCGACAGCCCCGACACTCTGATCTACGGCATCGGCAACGCCGGCCGTGAAGACGACGGACTGGGGTGGGCGTTCATCGACCGGCTCGAGGAGTGGCCGGACAAACTCGGGGCATGTCTGCGCCGGACCTACCAACTCAACCTCGAAGATGCCGATCTGATCAGCCGATACGCCCAGGTGTTGTTCGTCGACGCGACCAAGGACCCGGCGGTGGAATCTTTTGCCGTCAGCCGTCCCGAACCGGTGCTCGACTTCAGTTTCACCTCGCATGCGATGTCGGTCCCGACGATCCTGGCGACCGCTCAGCAGTGCTTCGAGCGCGTCCCGGACGCTTACCTGCTCGCGATTCGCGGCTATCAATGGGAGCTGCGACAAGGGCTGACCGGAGCCGCGGAACGCAACCTCGACAAGGCCTTGAGCGTGCTGTCGCCGCGGACCGCTAGATCACCGCGCCGGGATTGA
- a CDS encoding HIT family protein gives MACVFCEIVAGTAPAIRVYEDDDFLGILDIRPFTRGHTLVVPKRHSVDLTDTPAETLAGMLSVGQRIAQATRASELGATGNNIAINDGKSAMQTVFHIHLHVIPRRDGDKLSFAKGMLLRRDPDREATGRIVRDALKALDTTG, from the coding sequence ATGGCATGCGTGTTCTGCGAGATCGTCGCCGGTACGGCGCCGGCCATCCGCGTCTACGAGGACGACGACTTCCTGGGCATTCTCGACATCCGCCCGTTCACCCGCGGCCACACGCTGGTCGTACCCAAGCGGCACAGCGTCGATCTGACAGATACGCCGGCCGAGACCCTGGCCGGAATGCTGTCCGTCGGCCAGCGAATCGCGCAGGCCACCCGGGCCTCAGAGTTGGGCGCGACCGGGAACAACATCGCCATCAACGACGGCAAGTCGGCGATGCAAACGGTCTTCCACATTCACCTGCACGTGATCCCGCGGCGCGACGGGGACAAGCTCTCGTTCGCCAAAGGGATGCTGCTGCGCCGCGATCCCGATCGCGAGGCCACCGGCCGGATTGTGCGCGATGCCCTCAAAGCACTGGATACGACCGGATGA
- a CDS encoding nitroreductase family deazaflavin-dependent oxidoreductase, translating into MTSLNHKALMRFVKAHDAVYRRSNGWIGHRMPGVPPSLMLHTIGAKTGEPRSMLLAYYRDGDDYLIVASNGGADRNPAWYHNLRAHPDIEINLGRRRLAVTAHILLPDDPDYARLWQLCDSANGGRYTAYQQGTKRPIPVVRLTP; encoded by the coding sequence ATGACGTCGCTTAACCACAAGGCATTGATGCGATTCGTCAAGGCGCACGATGCGGTGTATCGGCGCAGCAATGGGTGGATCGGCCATCGGATGCCCGGTGTGCCACCTTCGTTGATGTTGCACACCATCGGGGCGAAAACCGGCGAGCCGCGCTCGATGCTGCTGGCGTACTACCGCGACGGCGACGACTATCTGATCGTCGCATCCAACGGCGGTGCGGACCGCAACCCGGCCTGGTATCACAATCTGCGCGCGCACCCGGACATCGAGATCAACCTCGGCAGAAGGCGTTTGGCGGTCACCGCACACATCCTGCTACCAGACGATCCAGACTATGCGCGGCTATGGCAACTCTGCGACTCGGCGAACGGCGGCCGGTACACCGCCTATCAGCAGGGAACGAAGCGCCCTATCCCGGTTGTGCGCTTGACGCCATGA
- a CDS encoding amidase, which yields MDSTDIAFAGAAEQARMLVNGTITAPALLELYLERIARVDRELRSYRVVFTESARREAAAAQELLDAGERKPLLGVPIAIKDDVDVADEFTCYGSSAYGLAPTADAEVVRRLREAGAVILGKTAVPEMMLWPFTETVAFGATHNPWDLARTPGGSSGGSGAAVAAGLAPMALGSDGAGSIRIPSTWCGLFGLKPQRDRVPIAPHDDAWCGLSVNGPMTRTVEDAALFLDATTAQPAPSGGFVAAANREPGRLRIALSTKIPPTLVGRIGSAQQKALDGAETLLRDLGHEVLWRDPDYPAWAVYGHLLPRMWRGAYQDVTALPHRERLEPRTKGIARLGRLISDAQIARVRAAEPALNARVQSIFDDVDVVITPGTALGPSRIGQYQHRGGVSTLAMVASRVPFLGMFNATGQPAAVVPWGLDNDGVPVSIQLVGRPSDEATLLSLSHQIEIARPWAHRRPPVS from the coding sequence ATGGACTCCACCGACATTGCCTTCGCCGGTGCCGCCGAGCAGGCGCGCATGCTCGTCAACGGCACGATCACCGCCCCGGCACTCTTGGAGCTCTATCTCGAGCGGATAGCCCGCGTGGATCGGGAGTTGCGTTCCTATCGCGTCGTCTTCACCGAGAGCGCGCGGCGCGAAGCCGCGGCCGCACAGGAACTGCTCGACGCCGGTGAACGCAAGCCCCTGCTGGGGGTTCCGATCGCGATCAAGGACGACGTCGATGTCGCCGACGAGTTCACCTGCTACGGCAGCAGCGCCTACGGATTGGCGCCGACGGCCGACGCCGAGGTGGTGCGCCGGCTGCGCGAGGCCGGTGCGGTGATCCTGGGCAAGACGGCGGTTCCGGAGATGATGCTGTGGCCCTTCACCGAGACCGTCGCGTTCGGCGCCACGCACAATCCGTGGGATCTGGCCCGCACACCCGGTGGCAGCAGCGGTGGCAGTGGGGCAGCGGTGGCTGCGGGTTTGGCGCCGATGGCGCTGGGCTCCGATGGTGCCGGATCTATTCGGATCCCGTCCACCTGGTGCGGTCTCTTCGGTCTCAAGCCGCAGCGTGACCGGGTGCCAATAGCCCCGCACGACGACGCCTGGTGCGGGCTGTCCGTCAACGGCCCGATGACCCGCACGGTGGAGGACGCCGCATTGTTCCTCGATGCGACGACGGCCCAACCCGCTCCGTCGGGCGGGTTCGTCGCAGCCGCCAACCGCGAACCGGGCAGGCTGCGAATTGCGTTGAGCACCAAGATCCCGCCGACGTTGGTCGGCCGCATCGGGTCCGCTCAGCAGAAGGCGCTGGACGGAGCCGAGACGCTGCTGCGCGACCTGGGCCATGAGGTCCTCTGGCGCGACCCCGATTACCCGGCATGGGCCGTCTACGGTCATCTGCTGCCACGGATGTGGCGCGGCGCCTACCAGGATGTCACCGCGTTGCCCCACCGCGAGCGGCTCGAGCCCAGAACGAAAGGCATTGCCCGCCTGGGCCGGTTGATCTCCGATGCCCAGATCGCGCGGGTGCGGGCCGCCGAACCGGCGTTGAACGCACGGGTGCAGTCGATTTTCGACGACGTCGACGTGGTGATCACTCCCGGAACCGCGTTGGGGCCGTCACGGATCGGTCAGTACCAGCACCGCGGTGGGGTGTCCACGTTGGCCATGGTGGCCTCCCGGGTTCCGTTCCTCGGCATGTTCAACGCCACCGGCCAGCCCGCCGCGGTCGTCCCGTGGGGACTGGACAACGATGGAGTCCCGGTCTCGATACAACTGGTTGGCCGGCCCTCCGATGAGGCGACGCTGTTGTCGTTGAGCCACCAGATCGAGATCGCCCGCCCGTGGGCGCACCGCAGGCCGCCGGTGTCCTAG
- a CDS encoding FAD-binding oxidoreductase — MAVSAVAGLAAELPDGVVITDPDIVASYRQDRAADPGAGTPVAVVRPTRTEEVQTVLRWASDNHIAVVPRGAGTGLSGGATAVNGGIVLSTEKMRDITVDPVTRTAVVQPGLLNAEVKKAVAEHGLWYPPDPSSYEICSIGGNIATNAGGLCCVKYGVTTDYVLGLQVVLADGTAVRLGGPRLKDVAGLSLTKLFVGSEGTLGVITEVTLRLLPPQPSACTVVATFDSVEAAASAVLTITSRIRPSMLEFMDAVAINAVEDKLRMGLDRSAAAMMVAASDDRGPTGAQDAEYMAGVFTEAGATECFSTADPDEGEAFVAARRFAIPAVEAKGSLMLEDVGVPLPALAELVGGVAKIAADRDLTISVIAHAGDGNTHPLIVYDPADPAMTERAAKAFGEIMDLAVSLGGTITGEHGVGRLKKPWLAGQLGPEAMELNRRIKAALDPDGILNPGAVI, encoded by the coding sequence ATGGCCGTGAGCGCTGTGGCCGGGCTGGCCGCCGAACTGCCCGACGGGGTCGTCATCACCGACCCCGACATCGTGGCCTCCTACCGCCAGGACCGCGCCGCCGATCCCGGCGCCGGTACACCAGTGGCGGTGGTCCGGCCCACCCGCACCGAAGAGGTGCAGACGGTGTTGCGTTGGGCCTCGGACAATCACATCGCGGTGGTGCCGCGCGGGGCGGGCACCGGGCTGTCCGGTGGGGCGACAGCGGTCAACGGCGGGATCGTGCTGTCGACGGAGAAGATGCGCGACATCACCGTCGACCCGGTGACCCGCACCGCTGTCGTGCAGCCCGGGCTGCTCAATGCCGAGGTGAAGAAGGCAGTCGCGGAGCACGGGCTGTGGTATCCCCCGGATCCGTCGTCGTATGAGATCTGCAGTATCGGTGGCAACATCGCCACTAACGCCGGTGGACTGTGCTGCGTAAAGTACGGCGTGACAACCGATTACGTCCTCGGACTGCAGGTCGTGCTGGCTGACGGGACCGCGGTGCGTCTGGGTGGGCCGCGGCTCAAGGACGTGGCCGGACTATCGCTGACCAAGCTGTTCGTCGGCAGCGAGGGCACCCTGGGAGTCATCACCGAGGTGACCCTGCGACTGCTGCCACCGCAGCCCTCGGCGTGCACCGTGGTGGCCACGTTCGATTCGGTGGAGGCGGCCGCGTCGGCCGTACTCACGATCACCAGCCGCATTCGGCCCTCGATGCTGGAGTTCATGGACGCGGTCGCGATCAACGCCGTCGAGGACAAGTTGCGGATGGGACTGGACCGTTCGGCGGCGGCGATGATGGTCGCCGCCTCCGATGACCGCGGACCGACCGGTGCGCAGGACGCCGAGTACATGGCCGGAGTGTTCACCGAAGCCGGTGCCACCGAGTGCTTTTCCACCGCCGACCCGGACGAGGGAGAGGCGTTCGTGGCGGCACGAAGGTTCGCCATTCCGGCGGTGGAGGCCAAGGGCTCGTTGATGCTCGAGGATGTCGGGGTGCCACTACCTGCGCTGGCTGAGTTGGTCGGCGGGGTGGCCAAGATCGCAGCTGACCGCGACCTGACAATCTCGGTGATCGCGCATGCCGGGGACGGCAACACGCACCCGCTGATCGTCTACGACCCCGCCGACCCCGCGATGACCGAGCGCGCCGCGAAGGCGTTCGGCGAAATCATGGATCTGGCGGTGTCGCTCGGTGGAACGATCACCGGCGAACATGGCGTCGGCCGGCTCAAAAAGCCTTGGCTGGCAGGCCAGCTGGGGCCGGAGGCGATGGAGCTCAATCGCCGGATCAAGGCGGCGCTCGACCCCGACGGAATCCTCAATCCCGGCGCGGTGATCTAG
- a CDS encoding uracil-DNA glycosylase: MLFESPVAPGTGWPGDPATPHTPVATDPGQVATLAATACDLANLDALVSVCRACPRLVDWREEVAVTKRRAFAGEPYWGRPITGWGSAQPKILVLGLAPAAHGGNRTGRVFTGDRSGDQLFAALYRAGLVSQPTSVDAADGLSTNDIRIAAAVRCAPPANKPTPDERSTCEPWLAAEWDMIAPSVRVIVTLGGFGWQAALRLLADDLPGSAKPKFGHGVVVELPSGRQLLGCYHPSQQNMFTGRLTPAMLDDVFADAAKRAGLRE; the protein is encoded by the coding sequence ATGCTGTTCGAGTCGCCGGTCGCGCCGGGGACGGGCTGGCCGGGTGACCCCGCGACGCCCCACACTCCGGTGGCCACCGATCCGGGGCAGGTGGCCACGCTGGCCGCCACGGCGTGCGATCTGGCCAATCTGGATGCGCTGGTCAGCGTGTGCCGGGCATGCCCACGGCTGGTCGACTGGCGGGAAGAGGTGGCGGTCACCAAACGGCGTGCGTTCGCCGGTGAGCCGTACTGGGGCAGACCGATCACGGGGTGGGGCTCGGCGCAGCCGAAGATTCTGGTGCTGGGGCTGGCCCCGGCCGCCCACGGCGGTAATCGCACGGGGCGGGTCTTCACCGGCGATCGGTCGGGAGATCAACTGTTCGCCGCGCTGTACCGGGCCGGCTTGGTAAGCCAACCGACGAGTGTCGACGCCGCGGATGGCTTGAGCACCAACGACATCCGCATCGCCGCGGCAGTCCGGTGTGCGCCGCCGGCCAACAAACCGACGCCGGACGAGCGGTCGACGTGCGAGCCGTGGCTGGCCGCCGAGTGGGACATGATTGCCCCGTCGGTCCGGGTGATCGTCACCCTGGGCGGATTCGGCTGGCAGGCCGCCCTACGGCTGCTCGCCGACGACCTACCGGGCTCGGCCAAGCCGAAGTTTGGCCACGGAGTGGTCGTCGAGCTGCCGTCGGGTCGACAACTGCTGGGTTGCTATCACCCCAGCCAGCAGAACATGTTCACCGGACGGCTCACCCCGGCCATGCTCGACGACGTCTTCGCCGATGCCGCGAAGCGGGCCGGTCTGCGCGAGTGA
- a CDS encoding sulfite exporter TauE/SafE family protein — MSTRSIGSKRPKATADTTGSASTAKTKAELGIGFTGGVIGGLLGGGSGVFYVPALEKVAALSRPSLHGTAGAANIAVTGVGAATFALAGGSIDFRAGMGLVVGATLGAFLGAKLILRIPHRFLRWLFVTILLATGAKLLLDAAGVGSLRGATIVPPSLIANLWFTVPTSLVLGFIIGAWAAGMGLGGGLLAVPVLMVLYGADLPTAEGTSLLMFFPNAIVGTVVHARQGTADKRLGVILNIGALPGAIVGALAALALDVRVLSIVFAAFALLVAVREMYRMHRTRGETRAAADSMSSDKRLNEE; from the coding sequence GTGAGCACGCGATCAATAGGAAGCAAGCGACCGAAAGCAACCGCCGACACGACGGGTTCCGCCTCGACCGCCAAGACCAAGGCCGAACTGGGGATCGGATTCACCGGTGGAGTCATCGGTGGCCTGTTGGGCGGAGGAAGCGGTGTCTTCTACGTCCCCGCCCTGGAGAAAGTGGCTGCCCTGTCAAGACCGTCGCTGCACGGAACGGCGGGAGCGGCCAACATCGCCGTAACCGGTGTCGGCGCTGCGACGTTCGCATTGGCCGGGGGCTCCATCGACTTCCGCGCCGGGATGGGATTGGTCGTCGGGGCGACGCTGGGAGCGTTTCTGGGCGCCAAGCTCATCTTGCGTATCCCCCACCGGTTCCTGCGTTGGCTGTTCGTGACGATTTTGCTCGCAACCGGCGCGAAACTGCTGCTGGACGCCGCGGGGGTGGGATCGCTCCGAGGCGCGACCATTGTGCCGCCCTCGCTGATCGCAAACCTGTGGTTCACCGTGCCCACCTCGCTTGTTCTCGGCTTCATCATCGGGGCATGGGCAGCGGGAATGGGTCTGGGCGGAGGACTGCTGGCCGTCCCCGTGCTGATGGTGCTGTACGGCGCGGACCTGCCCACCGCTGAGGGCACGTCACTGCTGATGTTCTTCCCCAACGCCATCGTCGGCACCGTCGTGCACGCTCGACAAGGCACCGCCGATAAACGTCTCGGGGTGATCTTGAACATCGGGGCGCTACCCGGCGCGATCGTGGGAGCGCTGGCAGCCCTGGCGCTAGACGTGCGGGTTCTGAGCATCGTTTTCGCGGCATTCGCGCTGTTAGTTGCCGTGCGCGAGATGTACCGGATGCACCGGACCCGTGGTGAGACTAGAGCCGCTGCCGATAGCATGTCGTCAGACAAGCGATTGAATGAGGAGTGA
- a CDS encoding MFS transporter encodes MANTRLPALLILSSTFLAAGANGISMVAFPWLVLQRTGSAVDASIVAGAATLPLLFATLIAGAAVDFIGRRRVAMLSDALSAAAVTAIPILAIVFGTDVLNTLVLAALAALGAFFDPAGMTARQSMLPEAAAKAGWTRDHTNSVYEAVFNLAYITGPGIGGLLIATLGGVNTMWATAALFGLAILTMAVLRLEGTGRPAREKLPESVVSGVLEGLKFVWRNRVLRTLGLIDLAVTGLYLPMESVLFPKYFTDRNEPAQLGWVLMALSIGGLIGALSWTVLSKFSSKRRTVLTAVLTFGIAVAVIGFLPPLPVILSFATVVGLVYGPIGPIYNSIMQNRTPEQLRGRVVGVMTSMTYAAGPIGFMLAGPLVDAFGLKVTFLVLAVPILLIGLLCPWLPALRELDDEPEPQTAHA; translated from the coding sequence GTGGCCAACACGCGCCTTCCCGCGCTGCTGATCCTGTCTTCGACGTTCCTGGCCGCAGGCGCCAACGGGATCTCGATGGTCGCGTTCCCGTGGCTGGTGCTGCAGCGCACCGGCAGCGCGGTGGACGCCTCGATCGTCGCGGGCGCGGCGACCCTGCCACTACTGTTCGCCACGCTCATCGCCGGCGCCGCCGTCGACTTCATCGGCCGGCGTCGGGTCGCGATGCTCTCCGATGCCCTGTCGGCCGCCGCGGTCACGGCGATCCCGATACTGGCCATCGTCTTCGGCACCGATGTGCTGAACACGCTCGTCCTGGCCGCTCTGGCCGCGCTGGGCGCATTCTTCGATCCGGCCGGCATGACCGCGCGACAGTCGATGCTGCCCGAGGCCGCCGCCAAGGCGGGGTGGACCCGGGATCACACCAACAGCGTCTACGAGGCGGTGTTCAATCTGGCTTACATCACCGGGCCGGGCATCGGGGGTCTGCTCATCGCGACGCTCGGCGGGGTCAACACGATGTGGGCCACCGCGGCGCTGTTCGGGCTGGCAATCCTGACGATGGCGGTGCTGCGACTCGAGGGCACCGGACGCCCGGCGCGCGAAAAGCTACCCGAGAGTGTGGTTTCCGGTGTCCTGGAAGGGTTGAAGTTTGTCTGGCGCAACCGGGTGCTTCGCACTCTCGGACTCATCGACCTGGCCGTGACCGGCCTGTACCTGCCGATGGAAAGCGTGCTCTTCCCCAAGTACTTCACCGACCGCAACGAACCGGCCCAACTGGGTTGGGTGTTGATGGCACTGTCGATCGGCGGGTTGATCGGGGCGTTGAGCTGGACGGTGCTGTCGAAGTTCTCCAGCAAGCGCAGGACCGTGCTGACGGCGGTACTGACGTTCGGCATCGCCGTGGCCGTCATCGGGTTCCTGCCGCCGCTACCGGTGATCCTGTCGTTCGCCACGGTGGTCGGCCTGGTCTACGGACCGATCGGGCCGATCTACAACTCGATCATGCAGAACCGCACCCCCGAGCAGCTGCGTGGTCGGGTGGTCGGGGTGATGACATCGATGACCTACGCCGCAGGTCCCATCGGGTTCATGCTGGCCGGCCCACTGGTCGACGCGTTCGGTCTGAAGGTGACATTCCTGGTGCTGGCGGTCCCGATTCTGCTGATCGGCCTGCTGTGTCCGTGGCTGCCCGCCCTGCGCGAACTGGACGACGAGCCCGAACCGCAGACGGCCCACGCCTAG
- a CDS encoding adenylate/guanylate cyclase domain-containing protein, with amino-acid sequence MCRSRRPRRPGPRWGLAPVYVGSVTDTVDPEASGLLDGLTGDARAQRAELIPWLLEQGISVEEIQASFAPMLLPGRRTLGDDGTRLSVRQISERTGLDVDQLMRFLRASGLPSVEDPDAEVYLRPDAETVVHIKRFLDLGFDPDQLLTVVRVLAEGLSHAAEAIRYTGVASTMQRAGTTELEMAKGMRALVSTAAPLLGPMIQDMLMLQLRHAMETEAVNANERAAGAPLPGARLVAVAFADLVGFTRLGETVAPEELEQLANRLADAARDVAVPPVRFVKTIGDAVMMVSTNTAALLDAMLTLIEATEADEALPQLRVGVAYGPAVSRVGDWFGSPVNLASRVTSAARPGSVLVAEAAREKIGDDGSFSWSFAKARRLKGIQGDVKLFRARRADKP; translated from the coding sequence ATGTGCAGGAGCCGCCGACCTAGACGACCAGGCCCACGGTGGGGGCTGGCCCCGGTATACGTTGGGTCAGTGACCGACACCGTCGACCCGGAGGCGTCCGGGCTGCTCGACGGATTGACCGGCGATGCCCGAGCCCAGCGGGCGGAGTTGATCCCGTGGCTGCTGGAGCAGGGCATCTCGGTCGAGGAGATCCAGGCTTCGTTCGCGCCGATGCTGCTGCCGGGCCGCCGCACCCTCGGCGATGACGGCACCCGGCTGTCGGTCCGGCAGATCAGCGAGCGGACCGGCCTCGATGTCGACCAGCTCATGCGATTCCTGAGGGCCAGCGGGCTGCCATCGGTCGAGGATCCTGACGCAGAGGTCTACCTGCGACCCGACGCCGAGACCGTCGTGCACATCAAGCGTTTCCTCGATCTGGGTTTTGATCCCGATCAGTTGCTCACCGTGGTTCGGGTGCTGGCAGAAGGGCTTTCGCACGCTGCCGAGGCGATTCGCTACACCGGGGTGGCGTCGACGATGCAGCGCGCGGGCACCACCGAACTCGAGATGGCCAAGGGTATGCGGGCATTGGTGAGCACTGCGGCCCCGCTGTTGGGGCCGATGATCCAGGACATGCTGATGCTGCAGTTGCGGCATGCGATGGAAACCGAGGCGGTCAATGCCAACGAACGGGCGGCCGGGGCGCCGCTGCCCGGGGCCCGTCTGGTGGCCGTCGCCTTCGCCGACCTCGTCGGGTTCACTCGGCTTGGCGAGACGGTCGCGCCTGAAGAACTCGAGCAGCTTGCCAACCGGCTGGCCGACGCGGCCCGCGATGTGGCCGTGCCCCCGGTGCGGTTCGTCAAGACGATCGGTGACGCGGTGATGATGGTGTCGACGAATACGGCAGCGCTGCTGGATGCGATGTTGACGCTCATCGAGGCCACCGAAGCCGACGAGGCATTGCCCCAATTGCGGGTGGGCGTGGCTTACGGGCCCGCGGTGAGTCGGGTGGGCGACTGGTTCGGCAGCCCGGTCAACCTGGCCAGCCGGGTCACCTCGGCCGCCCGGCCTGGATCGGTCCTGGTTGCGGAGGCGGCCCGCGAGAAGATCGGCGACGACGGTTCCTTCAGTTGGTCGTTCGCCAAGGCGCGCCGACTCAAAGGCATCCAGGGCGACGTCAAGCTCTTTCGCGCGCGTCGTGCCGACAAGCCCTGA
- a CDS encoding LLM class flavin-dependent oxidoreductase: MRLSVLDLVPVRTDQTTGDALAATVRLAQTADRLGFTRYWVAEHHNMPAVAATSPPVILAYLAAQTTQLRLGSGGVMLPNHAPLAVAEQFALLEAAAPGRIDLGIGRAPGSDPVTSIMLRGTRDDSDIENFPQYLDDVAALMSAHGVRIPIRNQDYILKATPAAVEEPRLWLLGSSMYSAHLAAAKGLPYVFAHHFAGQGTVEALAAYRSEFRPSDVAAEPVTFMTVNAAVAPTRAEAEALLLPNLQMMARLRTGQPLGPLDLVEDAAALTMHPQAEAVIAAGRAMAVVGSPAEAAEQVRAVALEFDVDEVMVNPVASAHRGTDPRTAPAREATLELLAKELF; the protein is encoded by the coding sequence ATGCGGCTTTCTGTCCTCGACCTCGTTCCGGTACGCACCGACCAGACCACCGGAGACGCGCTGGCGGCCACCGTGCGGCTGGCGCAGACCGCCGACCGGCTGGGATTCACCCGGTACTGGGTGGCCGAACACCACAACATGCCCGCTGTCGCTGCCACCAGCCCACCGGTGATCCTCGCCTACCTGGCCGCCCAGACCACGCAGCTGCGGCTGGGTTCGGGTGGGGTGATGCTGCCCAACCATGCGCCGTTGGCCGTCGCCGAGCAGTTCGCGCTACTGGAGGCTGCCGCCCCCGGGCGCATCGATTTGGGCATCGGCCGGGCGCCCGGTTCCGATCCGGTGACGTCGATCATGCTGAGGGGCACTCGGGACGATTCCGACATCGAGAACTTCCCGCAGTACCTCGACGATGTCGCCGCGCTGATGAGCGCCCACGGCGTCCGGATCCCGATCCGCAACCAGGACTACATCCTCAAGGCCACCCCGGCGGCGGTTGAGGAGCCACGGCTGTGGCTGCTGGGTTCGTCGATGTACTCCGCGCATCTGGCCGCCGCCAAGGGGTTGCCCTACGTTTTCGCCCATCACTTTGCCGGGCAGGGCACCGTCGAGGCACTGGCGGCCTACCGGTCGGAGTTCCGGCCCAGCGATGTGGCCGCCGAGCCGGTGACGTTCATGACCGTCAACGCGGCGGTCGCACCCACACGGGCCGAGGCGGAGGCCCTGCTGCTGCCGAATCTGCAGATGATGGCGCGGCTGCGCACCGGGCAGCCTCTAGGCCCGCTTGACCTCGTCGAAGATGCCGCGGCACTGACCATGCACCCGCAGGCCGAGGCCGTGATCGCGGCCGGTCGCGCCATGGCCGTGGTGGGCTCGCCTGCCGAAGCCGCCGAGCAGGTCCGCGCGGTGGCCTTGGAGTTCGACGTCGACGAGGTGATGGTCAACCCCGTCGCCTCGGCGCATCGCGGCACCGACCCCCGCACCGCGCCCGCGCGCGAGGCCACGCTGGAACTGCTGGCCAAAGAGCTGTTCTAA
- a CDS encoding FadR/GntR family transcriptional regulator: MEALTRIPLSEKAARSLLSEIASGRWQIGDQLPGEMALAAELRVGRSTIREAIRLLAARGVLSTHQGIGVFLTATAPHEPWDRLAQIAAIAEVVQVRVAIESRAAAMAAQWHREDDATAIGDALAERNGLLNDTASNLASADIRLHRRIVAASHNTLLLFLFDSMQQRLIASMTELLTLMPVDQHDADEHTALVSAILNRQPREAEDLTRRHLLGLAEDLAALPTASEGIPPANRGE, translated from the coding sequence GTGGAGGCCCTGACCCGTATCCCGCTGTCGGAGAAGGCGGCTCGATCGCTGTTGAGCGAGATCGCCAGCGGACGATGGCAAATCGGCGACCAGCTCCCCGGGGAAATGGCTTTGGCCGCCGAACTGCGCGTCGGACGCTCCACCATCCGAGAAGCAATCCGACTCCTTGCCGCACGCGGAGTGCTGAGCACCCACCAAGGCATCGGCGTCTTCCTCACCGCCACCGCACCCCATGAACCCTGGGACCGACTCGCCCAGATAGCGGCGATCGCCGAAGTGGTGCAGGTCAGGGTTGCCATCGAATCGCGCGCCGCAGCCATGGCCGCGCAGTGGCATCGCGAGGACGACGCCACCGCGATCGGTGACGCGCTCGCCGAACGCAACGGCCTGCTCAATGACACAGCCAGCAACCTCGCCAGCGCTGACATCAGATTGCACCGGCGAATCGTCGCCGCCTCGCACAACACGCTGTTGCTGTTCTTGTTCGACAGCATGCAGCAACGCCTCATCGCCAGCATGACCGAACTCCTCACACTCATGCCCGTCGACCAACACGACGCCGACGAACACACCGCGCTCGTCAGCGCCATCCTCAACCGCCAACCACGGGAAGCCGAGGACCTGACCCGCCGACACCTGCTCGGCCTAGCCGAGGACCTTGCAGCGCTACCGACGGCCAGCGAGGGGATCCCCCCTGCCAACCGAGGAGAGTGA